Part of the Chanodichthys erythropterus isolate Z2021 chromosome 13, ASM2448905v1, whole genome shotgun sequence genome is shown below.
tttacactgaacaaactgtacattctatccccctaccctgcccctacccctaaacctaaccctcacaggaaactgtgcaaacttttactttttcacaaaaactcattctatatgatttataaacccatttacattgtggggaccgctggctggtccccacgatgtaggtgaactcaggtttatattacatcatggggacatttggtccccacaatgtaatataaacaaaagcacacacacacacacacacacacacacacacacacacacacacacacacacacaccttctcCAGATCTTCCATGATCAAATCCTGTTCTTTCATGTTCTCCTTGCCTGAAGACTGGCTTCTGTCACCCTGACTCTTCCCATTGCCCACAGACATCAGCCCTTGGATGAGCTCTTGTCCTTGTCTGGGACCCCCAGCCTCCAGTACAGACTCCTTGGTCATGGGCAAGCTGGCAGGTAATACAGCATTCCCCTGCAGCCGGTGAGAGTAGCTTTTCCTCTTCCCTGAAAGGGCTGAGCAGAGCTGAAGCTTAAAGGCCGCCTTGAAACCCTTACGGAAGTTCTCATTAAAAAAGCCATAGACTATGGGATTGACGCTGCTGTTACAAAACGCCAGCCAGTGAGCCAGAGGATAAAAATAGATATTAATGACGCGATGCTGATGCTCACTCAAGCTTGCGTAGTCGCTCAGCATCATGAGAGCCCACAATGGCAACCATGACAGGATGAAGAGCAGGGCCACCACAAGCAACATTTTAATGACCCGCTTCTTTTTCCGGGACACCAGTTGACGACTTTCATATCTGCCATGTTTCCCAGAGCCAGAACCAGAGCCTGAGGTCCCAACTTGGCACACAGCAGCAGGCATTGATGTTTTGAAGAGAGTGATTCCAATCCGAGCATACATAATGACAATGAGAGTCAGAGGTGCCAAATAAATGTTAGCGAAGAGGACCGTGGTGTAAATCTTGCGCATCTCCTGGTTTGGCCAGTTTTCACGGCACCAGTAGAAGGGTTGCGTGGTGTTGCCATCGCCTAGCAAGATGGAGACCCTGTGCTCTTTGGTGACCTGTAGCATTACACCAGATGGACACATGATGGAGATGGCCAGAACCCAGATGATGACAATGATGAGGGTGGAGGTGGAGATAGTGAGCTTCTGTTTGAAGGGATAGACAATGCAGCGGAATCTGACACATTAATATAAAACAAGGAAGAGGAAGGACGTATTAAAaggagaaaagaaaagagatgGATGACAGAAAACAGAGCAGAGGTGAtcgagacagaaagagaaagtaAGTGTTTCAAGAAAGcgttttaaaaataatgtacaATAAATGGAAAATGTTAAGATAATCATTcctacatttataataaatctaTTCAATTTAAATctttcagaagtttggggtctgtttgatttttatatatatatatatatatatatatatatatatatatatatatatatatatatatatatatatatatataaaataaataaattaaaacttaaaggattagttcactttcaaattaaaattaccataagctttattcacccccaagccatcctaggtgtatgtgactttcttctttctgatgaacacaattggagaaatattaataacgcAGCCGAGCTTATGAAACAAGCATAACTGACATGATACCAGTTCagttttttatgtaatttgaaTTCGGAAGGCAGTTTgacggaagctagatattttactccataacatgttaaatatggatttttttttttttacacaaatcaTTTCTTCGCTTCAGaaagactttattaaccccccggagccatatggagtacatgtttatgatggatggatgtggatggagacactttcttcagctcatacttgttgattctcgctcactgccattataaaaatCGGAtgcttttttacaagatgtaatataagtctaaggtgtcccctgaatgtgtctgtgaagttttagctcaaaataccccatagattttttaaatgaatttttttaactgcctattttggggcatcattaactatgcaccgattcaggctgcggcccctttaaatcgcgtgctccctgccacacgagctctcgactatattacagtgcatttacaaagttcacacagctaatataaccctcaaatggatctttacaagatgttcatcacgcatactgcatgtatgcgtcggatcatgtgagtatagtatttatttggatgtttacatttgattctgaatgagtttgatagtgcttcgTGACTAACaggctaacattacacactgttggagagatttataaagaatgaagttgtgtttatgaattatacagactgcaagtgtttaaaaatgaaaatagcgacggctcttgtctcagtgaatacagtaagaaacgatggtaactttaaccacatttaacagtacattagcaacatgctaacgcaacatttataaagacaacttacaaatatcactaaaaatatcatgtaatcatgaatcatgtcagttattattgctccatctgccatttttcgctattgttcttgcttgcttacctagtctgttgattcagctgtgcagatccagacgttaatactggctgcccttgtgtaatgccttgaacatgagttggtatatgcaaatattggggtcatacatattaatgatcccgactgttacgttacagtaagtgttatgttgagattcgcctgttcttctgaggtcttttaaacaaatgagatttacacaagaaggaggaaacaatggagtttgagactcactgtatgtcatttccatgtactgaactcgtgttattcaactatgccaagatagattcaatttttgattctagggcacctttaatatttctccgattatgttcatcagaaagaagaaagtcacatacacctaggatggcttgagggtgagtaaagcttgggctaattttcatttgaaagtgaactaatcctttaaatgttgttcttttgcacaattgttttcaaatgttttcttGAACATCAAATAATCacagaattatttctgaaagttcatgatcaaataaattacattttaaaatatattttaaaaagaaaacagttattttaaactgtaatgaGATTCCACAGTATTAccgtttttacagtatttttgatcaaataaatgcatcattGGTGAGTgatgtctttcaaaaacattaaaaaattccccaaacttttgaatggtagtatacagtatatatgtatTACTTATCCTGTCAAAAAATTATTaatcagaaaaataaaatattttgacaaAACTACTTTTTTGCCTACCTGTCCACAGCGATGGCCACTAAAGTGAAGACAGAGGCAGATACCGATATTCCCTGCACCATCCCACTCAACTTACACACCAAACTGCCAAAAGGCCAGCCTGAAAGAGAAAAGTGAAATATGAACAACAGAGCAGAAATTACTTTGAATTACATAGCTTACGAACATCTTAAgaaatcacaattttttcatataaaattagcttttcattataattttttaaggCTCCTCTCCCAAATTGCGGCATCATTGTTCATCTTTCTAGATTTTCTAGAAAGTACAAATCTTGGGGGCTACAACCAGACTACAGCTAGTTCtcataaaatgtatcatttactttatttaattttatataacattttgttGTCAATCCAAGACTGTCACTGTGAACATACTGTAGTACTTGTTTTCTTCCTCAGTTTACAATTAATGCATCTTGACAAACAGACTTCATAATCTGAACTTTCtgatctctctttttctctcttccaTTCAGTGTTCTCTCCTTATTTACTCTCTTTTTTCACATACTGACACCACTTTAAGCTGgcactttttttgtgtgtggtgaGAAGTGTTAGCTGAGAGGATTAGAgaagactgaagaaaaaaacagagCTCAATCACTCTgggaaatgttgtttttgttcaCCTCTTGCAAGAGTAAACCCAGAAGATCCTTTTAAGAGGCTGATTAAATTTGTAGATACAGCAGCTGGTCGAAATGTGGGTGTGAATAATGATGTGATCGACAAGGAGGTTTTTAAAAGACAGATGGAGTAAGAAAAAATGGGTCTGAAGAACAGAggaaattaaagctgcaagcagcgatgaaagggccctcgcacccaggcttaccgccacccgttggccttaggaaaacagtgaaccgTGGGCGACATCTAAGTgagtaaatacataaatacaggagaattatggaaaagtcatttcaaagtgccccacttcctgctgccaacaggctGAATATTGAATACTgaataactgaatattgccatgtagatgtcttcaggccaggactattatcaaacatgtgaagtttggagcagattggacagttacaacaacttcctgtttcgtggCATTATTCGCAcacattagcacttagccaagtgttgcttGATTTATTTGTATTTCTAGTATGTTTGGCACTTTGTGGCATATTGAAATGTATTTCTGGGAGTGAAtcacagtgtaaagcatgccatttcctgttgccagcaggtggtggTATGAATGTAACCTGTaagatcttcacaatttaacgtcacaaaggcctttagattagactgaccaaatatgatgttgatctgattaaagctctagaaGGTTCGTTAAAATACGACCTCTgcaaatggcaaaaactgcaagaAATTTGCAGAGACatctcaaaatatctcacttcctgttgggtttacagattttgcacccaggggcttttttttaggtattgggctgttacatcggtctaccgaatttcatacctgtaagTGAAATGTAGCACGAAGGGcacttaatttaaattttgtaggtggcgcttgTGCCATTTTggcacacctaattctgaaacccatatcggACATAAATTTACACCACTTCTGAtttgtgtgcaaagtttcatgagttttcgaacatgtttaggccctcaaaaatgcgattaatttcagagaagaagaataactgaccgagcaattacaatatggtcctcacaccatcggtgctcggacCCTAataacagagaaaaaaaaattgggtaGAGATTGTGAGACAGTAAAAGAGGAAGTTATCGAATGAGTGTGGCAAAACAAAGTAACGAATGAAAGAATTAATTTGAGAAACAGGAGACAACAAATACATACACAAAGAATGTCAGGGTTCATTTAAGATTAAAGATTAATTTTCCTCATTTAAAGAACTGAAAACAGTTCAGATTTAAATTTATCCAACTGCAAATAAagatgactgtattgcttattCTTACATCATTCCCGTATATACAAAAACCCTGAACActaagggccctataatacacccggcgcaatgcaaCGCAAGGCGCAGCACAAGTGTGTTTGCAGTTTGCGTCCGGCACCGTTCGCATTTTCCCGTTCAGTGCCataattagtaaatgcatttgcgacagttagtgcgcccatgggcgtgctggtctaaaaaagagatGCGTtgaggcgcattgctattttaaggagctgaaaatagactgcgccatagaccaactcaaacctggtctaaagtctaaagtcaatggcgcaatatttttttgttagagcgcgttggtagaaactgagCCACAGTGCGCggtgactttgcttattacacacagggatgtgcatcacacaaacatgccaaatattaaaaacaaaaggattacagtgtaaaagaatattattgtgtaggctacataaatataaaaatgtaactttgttTAACTTCTAACTAAACATTTAACTTCACGCAcaagcagatcggtttcttcgcttgaaaagcgttcagcttttccgccaacaaattccaccatgtaaatagcaatccgccatggcgcgagcgcatctcgctcttaaagggaatgggagatgacactctgattggtttattgaacgttacgcccattactcattaagagaatagggacaacccattttttaaattaaatatgtagCGGACTCGCAAAGCAGGTTAAGGTTAGGGTGTATGGTCTGATTAGGAGTTAGTGTCTGTTGTAGCATAGGGAGTCAGCACTGTGACTGACGAAGTAATAAAATCTTACGAATCAGATAGATAATACTTTTCAACAGTCATTAAGTAAATTCATGTAGTACATACTCATGCGATTTTGGATGCAGTGacagtctttatgagtgagccAGTGAATCAACTCAACTGATTCGTTCAGTTGACACTGACACTGAAGCTGCCTTCCGATCCAAAGGTTCCCTATGCAGTGTTCACTGCCTTTGTTCTCTGAGCACAGGATATCTGTTAAAGTTCACttcacaaaatgcattcattcAGAACACCCTAGGTTTACATTACAGGTCCCCCATCAAAAAGTGTCCCCATATTTCAtaccattataaatgtatagaCATAAATTGTCTTTACCTACAGTGAGTCCTTCACACGctgcttaaagctgcagtccgcaacttttttggtgttaaaaatttacaaaagaATATACGAATACAAAAGAatatgagaatatacaacatgaatccattttccaatccgtgtttttgtcttatcttgattcattatggtacacttataataagtgtttatattcggactatttcagaccggactggtaggactcgccgcagagtatcacagaaACTGCGTGACTCACCATAGACTTAcatggagaaaagtagctccggctagaatgttcctccgcaagacgggtgcagttctgtttattaaccgctagagggccaaaaatcacggacagcagctttaatcgtgataaatagaaaacaattgtgagtttttgtTTCCTACAATGAATTGTAGGTAGCCTAAATATCCACCTCACGCTTTCTGACTGGGTTTAGAACTGATTTCGCTGGCAGAGAAAAAATAACAATACTctgtaaaaaaaatggtaaGTTACTAAATATTAAGTTCTTGTTAATTGAACTGTTCTGTAGAAGCAGTATCACATTGCGATCATGCTTGTTGGTGTGAATATCACCACTTTTGTTTCACTTGCTGttcaattataataaataatgtgaACGCAGAATGCCTACACCTAGGCGGTATAGACCAGTGGTTAAACCTGTGTCTCTTCCAAACAAGCTGATGACCTGAGGTTTGTTTGATTGGCTCCAGGAACAGGGCTGAAATTTGTACTGTTCCAGCTCACTGAAGTGCTTTGTCTGAAGTCTGCATGAACTTCATTAGATCCATTTGCCTGCAACCAGAATTGTGTAATCTTGCAATGGTGAAATCCAAGCTAGTCTGTAAACTTGCTGAACAGTTAACTGtcaaaacagttatttataattaacatttttaattatttgataataataattcatttattatttgtttcttttatttC
Proteins encoded:
- the LOC137034170 gene encoding neuropeptide FF receptor 2; this translates as MAMKLLDPNSTITSPFFSPVESGHNISVNRSSSRPYPYPNITYVDFYLHEPLVSAIFIVSYLLIFIVCMVGNGVVCFIVLRSKNMRTVTNLFILNLAISDLLVGIFCMPTTLVDNIITGWPFGSLVCKLSGMVQGISVSASVFTLVAIAVDRFRCIVYPFKQKLTISTSTLIIVIIWVLAISIMCPSGVMLQVTKEHRVSILLGDGNTTQPFYWCRENWPNQEMRKIYTTVLFANIYLAPLTLIVIMYARIGITLFKTSMPAAVCQVGTSGSGSGSGKHGRYESRQLVSRKKKRVIKMLLVVALLFILSWLPLWALMMLSDYASLSEHQHRVINIYFYPLAHWLAFCNSSVNPIVYGFFNENFRKGFKAAFKLQLCSALSGKRKSYSHRLQGNAVLPASLPMTKESVLEAGGPRQGQELIQGLMSVGNGKSQGDRSQSSGKENMKEQDLIMEDLEKVMYDL